The proteins below come from a single Gimesia alba genomic window:
- a CDS encoding ArnT family glycosyltransferase: MDSENHPSPRLATDLPPNRSRNSRWIPLIHLLFVVVLLAILTPYEWDRVNSENQQLPWLTRFFLNVNVDTTPYFILLLLSPLCWFFCLPIQFRFFSTVIRPRLSADWVREKQASKQWDYFACLLSVLVAASSFLLSVWTAAHVVNEELNIALGDLPPAYHDEYSYLFQANTFLAGQTSFPSHPGATKIFDQVHVLNEGKLASRYFPGTGLWLAPFVAWGHPFWGYWLAGAITAFFIFWAGRELAGNGVGLLAGLIVALSPGMAIFSNLLLAHHPTLVGLSLFLWAFLRMQRTRSFRDALLAGLGLSFGMLCRPMTAAGFALPFGIWLGVEVIRFCFKRKSEEVTSESASPVFPLVAGLAIPLGCGLIGLFCYNQSITGSGWKMPYQLYTDIYTPRHVYGFNNVIRGEQKLGPKVLDNYDKWAENLTPALAVRNVQNRILASLQWTLGIIPLGLAGLIFLITECRRWSRWWLVFASIVSLHVAHIPYWYDGIMHWHYVFETGPLWALIFARVTQTLFRIWHHIDRPLMSGLWACLTLVAVLTNLTAIPPLWSVSKLEIVVNNVAFSKFKHFQFQQMIHQHPQIKQPALILVKHDPSDRHIDYVINDPQLDQPVLVGRDRPDLYPPAELQSIFPDRNLYLFDAAQNRLSRWNGAFWEPF, translated from the coding sequence ATGGATTCGGAAAACCATCCTTCGCCGCGGCTCGCTACCGATTTGCCGCCGAATCGATCCAGGAACTCCCGTTGGATTCCTCTCATCCATCTCTTGTTCGTCGTCGTACTGCTCGCGATTCTCACTCCCTATGAATGGGACCGGGTAAACTCAGAAAACCAGCAGCTTCCCTGGCTCACGCGTTTTTTTCTTAACGTCAACGTCGATACAACACCGTACTTCATTTTATTACTACTCAGTCCGCTCTGCTGGTTTTTCTGCCTTCCGATTCAGTTTCGTTTTTTTTCAACCGTTATTCGCCCCAGGCTCTCTGCTGACTGGGTCCGTGAAAAACAAGCCTCAAAACAATGGGATTATTTTGCGTGCTTATTGAGTGTGCTCGTCGCCGCCAGTTCATTCCTGCTGAGTGTCTGGACCGCGGCGCATGTCGTGAATGAGGAACTCAACATCGCACTGGGAGATTTGCCCCCCGCCTATCACGATGAATATAGCTACCTGTTTCAAGCCAACACGTTTCTCGCAGGACAGACCTCGTTTCCCAGCCATCCCGGCGCGACGAAAATTTTCGATCAGGTGCATGTCTTGAATGAAGGCAAACTGGCCAGCCGTTATTTTCCGGGGACTGGTCTCTGGCTGGCACCCTTTGTTGCCTGGGGACATCCTTTTTGGGGCTATTGGCTCGCGGGTGCCATCACGGCGTTTTTTATCTTCTGGGCCGGCAGAGAACTCGCTGGCAACGGGGTCGGTTTGCTGGCTGGTCTGATTGTCGCTCTCTCCCCGGGCATGGCGATTTTCAGTAACCTGCTGTTGGCACATCATCCAACATTAGTCGGCCTCTCACTGTTCCTCTGGGCGTTCTTGCGGATGCAGCGCACACGCTCGTTCCGCGATGCTTTATTGGCGGGGCTGGGACTCTCGTTCGGTATGCTCTGTCGCCCGATGACCGCCGCCGGCTTTGCACTCCCCTTTGGCATCTGGCTGGGAGTCGAAGTCATTCGCTTTTGCTTCAAACGAAAATCGGAAGAAGTGACCTCAGAATCAGCCAGCCCCGTCTTCCCCCTGGTCGCAGGTCTGGCGATTCCCCTGGGCTGTGGTTTGATTGGTCTGTTTTGCTATAACCAGTCCATTACCGGCAGCGGCTGGAAAATGCCTTACCAGCTCTACACCGACATCTACACCCCGCGGCACGTTTACGGCTTCAACAATGTGATTCGGGGAGAACAGAAACTCGGTCCGAAAGTTTTAGACAATTACGACAAATGGGCCGAAAACCTGACGCCAGCGTTAGCAGTTCGCAACGTGCAAAACCGGATTCTGGCCAGCCTGCAGTGGACGCTGGGCATCATTCCTCTCGGACTTGCCGGCCTGATTTTTCTGATCACCGAATGCAGAAGGTGGAGCCGCTGGTGGCTCGTGTTTGCGTCGATCGTCTCTCTGCATGTCGCCCATATTCCGTACTGGTACGACGGCATCATGCACTGGCATTATGTGTTTGAAACCGGCCCACTCTGGGCGTTGATTTTTGCCCGAGTCACACAAACCCTGTTCCGCATCTGGCATCACATCGACCGGCCTTTGATGAGCGGACTCTGGGCCTGCCTGACTCTGGTCGCAGTCCTCACCAATCTGACAGCGATCCCTCCCCTCTGGTCGGTCTCGAAACTGGAAATCGTCGTCAATAATGTTGCTTTTTCCAAATTCAAGCACTTCCAGTTCCAACAGATGATCCACCAGCACCCGCAGATCAAGCAGCCCGCGTTGATACTGGTAAAACATGATCCCTCTGACCGGCACATTGATTATGTCATCAATGATCCGCAGTTAGATCAACCAGTTCTGGTGGGCCGCGATCGCCCTGACCTCTACCCACCGGCAGAGCTGCAGTCCATCTTCCCAGACCGCAATCTGTATCTATTCGACGCGGCACAAAATCGGCTCAGCAGATGGAACGGCGCCTTCTGGGAACCATTCTGA
- a CDS encoding alpha-2-macroglobulin family protein, translating to MKKNAQWLFVFVSFAFLGVYLFAAEKSLTEERAVAQKYQKQGNFRDAWQLYQKLALQKSNSDQGVVHDLQAGIQCLQRLNRVNEIDAFRESVLKVHGDQPRVLWKLAESYVHGPHFGVIIDGKFIRGPHRGRQYVNTQELDRLTALRLMERADKELAGNDDAELASDIYSYYARVLMIGREGRNAWKLQTLTDLNEVPDYNSLESQSGGGFGGGFGRRIYGAPVAGPEGAPVDEAGDPVYYQVPESFAAAANDGQRWRWLLHQSGKLNTKREQESLYQVAQFNRSQFGVQTLQNYMPYFFRQRDGEGGQEEEQVNAFSLETLKPTETMARLATGIKRFTLPDDVNFILLYRKVVALGKSSTGESALSDLTSIFENRRQYSEAAKYLQQSIETYGDPDHYKQRQLNQIIGNWGQFEPNHTQVAGQGAKVDYRFRNGKHVQFEAYQIHVEKLLDDVKAYLKSRPAKLDWNKINISNIGYRLVHEQQKKYQGNLVSRWGLDLKPLDGHRDRQITVTTPLQNAGAYLLVGKMDNGNISRIVVWLDDTAIIHKRMADKTFYFVADARTGKPIAGANLEFFGYQQKHIARNQYQVLTENFAEQTDANGQAFPDKQLLKQRYQWITIARTQEGRFAFTGFDRFWYSNRLPNPDYSQQKIYGITDRPVYRPGQKVDFKFWVRNVGYDLTPDQETQFANKTVKLKLNGRNGKTIFEKTFTTDEYGGVNGDWTIPEDADLGPYTLRLELVFKDPARGHRNRTLRGSVNFRVEEYKKPEFEVLVEAPDEPVMLGGTVTAKIKAKYYFGSPVTNAQVTYKVTRTAYDQHWYPYNRWDWLYGSGYWWFGRDYFWYPGWATWGCIAPGPWWIHPRPGPPEVVQSNTVAIGSDGEVEIKIDTALAKAIHGDQDHKYEITAEVVDESRRTIVGKGSVLVAREPFKVFAWMNRGYYRVGDTMLASFKAQTLDSKPVTGTGKLVLYRVTYTEEGTPKETAVQEWDLNPGEDGTAEQKIAATQAGEYRIAYTVTDQKGHQIEGGYLFSIRGEGFDGKEYRFNDLELVLDKKHYQPGEKVRLLINTNQPGSTVLLFVRPVGGIYPKPHVLKLAGKSTVYEIDLTRKDLPNLFVEAFTVHQGKVHTVARQIAVPPEEQVVNLEVEPSETEYLPGQEATVKLKATDEQGEPIKGSLVVSVYDKSVEYISGGPNVRDIKDFFWKWKRSHHPATSDNLSRGFHVLLKSGEAAMQMLGAFGHLIQATSERRSELGMNGSGSAFGVGAMDAAEGLIQSKARAMPMAAGMAKRDSFGDAAAPAETSIFVEPVVREKFADTAFWKAAINTDAEGRAQVSFKMPENLTSWKIRSWAMGQGTQVGEGTKEVVTRKNLIVRLQAPRFFVETDEVVLSANVHNYLKTSKQVKVVLELDGDTLQPLDEMTQTVEIDANGEQRIDWRVKAVRAGFAVIRMKALTDEESDAMQMTFPVKVHGILKTESYTGMIPASGDGAQISFQIPNQRKTEESRLELRYSPSLAGAMVDALPYLVYTPHKTTDCILYRFLPTVMTQNILKRMGLNLKEIEEKRTNLNAQEIGDDKERAAQWKRYKNNPVFSQSEVDRIVKQGVADLTSMQLSDGGWGWFSGWRERSSPYFTARIVQGLSLAKQNGVALVPGTLERGVEWLKNYQKQELQKLLNAPSKTKPYKETASNLDAFVFLVLVNEKVINETMYDFLYRDRTKLSVYALGMLGLASHEMQRQDRLDMIMTNMDQYLVQDPENQTAYLNLPEGNWWWHWYGSEVEANAYYLKLLSKADPQNPKAAQLVKYLLNNRKHATYWNSVSDTAIAVEALAEYWKASGEDQPDLTLEIVLDGQKQKEVKITAENLFAFDNKFVLEGDALTSGAHRLEIRKQGSGPLYYNAYVTYFTKENFITAAGLEIKVQRKYYKLIPDDATVKASGSRGQAVDQRVEKYQREEILSDTVLKSGDLVEVELVFDSKNDYEYLVFEDFRAAGMEAVDLRSGYSWRGLGAYREFRDDRAVFYLRQLPRGKHNLTYRLRAEIPGHFSGLPTKGYGMYAPELKANSDEIKVKISD from the coding sequence ATGAAGAAAAATGCACAATGGTTATTCGTTTTCGTTTCTTTTGCGTTTCTGGGAGTTTATCTCTTTGCTGCAGAGAAAAGTCTCACTGAAGAACGGGCTGTTGCGCAAAAGTATCAGAAACAGGGCAATTTTCGGGATGCCTGGCAGCTCTATCAGAAACTGGCGCTGCAGAAAAGTAATTCCGATCAGGGTGTCGTACATGATCTGCAAGCAGGCATTCAATGTCTGCAACGGCTCAATCGCGTGAATGAGATCGACGCGTTTCGCGAATCGGTTTTAAAAGTCCATGGTGACCAGCCCCGTGTCTTATGGAAGTTAGCGGAAAGTTATGTTCATGGGCCGCACTTTGGCGTCATTATCGACGGCAAATTCATCAGGGGCCCACATCGAGGCCGTCAGTATGTCAACACCCAGGAGCTGGATCGGCTGACGGCGCTGCGGTTGATGGAGCGGGCCGACAAGGAACTGGCAGGGAACGATGATGCCGAACTGGCGTCGGATATATATTCCTATTATGCCCGCGTTCTAATGATTGGTCGCGAAGGGCGGAATGCCTGGAAGCTACAGACCCTGACCGATTTGAATGAAGTGCCCGACTACAACAGTCTTGAAAGTCAGTCAGGCGGTGGTTTTGGAGGTGGATTTGGACGTCGGATTTATGGAGCACCCGTAGCGGGGCCTGAAGGGGCGCCCGTCGATGAAGCGGGGGATCCCGTTTATTATCAAGTGCCGGAATCATTCGCGGCTGCGGCCAATGATGGTCAGCGCTGGCGATGGCTCTTGCATCAGAGTGGGAAACTCAATACGAAACGTGAACAGGAATCGCTCTATCAGGTCGCGCAATTCAACCGCAGTCAGTTTGGCGTTCAGACTCTGCAAAACTACATGCCCTATTTCTTTCGGCAGAGGGATGGGGAGGGAGGCCAGGAAGAAGAGCAGGTCAACGCGTTCTCGCTGGAAACACTGAAACCAACTGAAACGATGGCCCGTCTGGCAACCGGGATCAAGCGGTTCACGCTGCCCGATGATGTGAATTTTATCCTGCTCTATCGAAAGGTGGTTGCACTCGGAAAAAGTTCCACCGGGGAAAGTGCTTTAAGTGATTTGACCAGCATCTTTGAAAATCGGCGTCAATATTCGGAAGCGGCGAAGTATTTGCAGCAGAGTATCGAAACCTACGGTGATCCCGACCACTACAAGCAACGACAACTCAACCAGATCATCGGGAACTGGGGACAGTTTGAGCCGAATCATACTCAGGTCGCCGGACAGGGGGCGAAAGTCGATTATCGGTTCCGAAACGGAAAGCACGTGCAATTTGAAGCGTATCAGATCCATGTCGAGAAACTGTTGGACGATGTGAAAGCGTATCTGAAATCGAGACCGGCAAAGCTGGATTGGAACAAAATCAATATATCCAATATCGGATATCGCCTGGTTCACGAACAGCAGAAGAAATACCAGGGGAATCTAGTTTCGCGTTGGGGGTTGGATTTGAAGCCGCTCGACGGGCACCGCGATCGACAGATTACGGTGACGACACCTTTGCAGAATGCAGGGGCTTATTTGCTGGTCGGAAAAATGGACAACGGAAACATCAGCCGGATCGTGGTCTGGCTGGATGATACGGCCATCATTCACAAACGCATGGCAGACAAAACCTTTTACTTTGTGGCGGATGCCCGCACTGGAAAACCTATTGCCGGGGCGAATCTGGAATTCTTTGGATATCAACAAAAACACATTGCACGCAACCAGTATCAAGTATTGACGGAAAACTTTGCCGAACAGACCGACGCCAACGGTCAGGCGTTTCCTGACAAACAGTTGCTGAAACAGCGGTATCAATGGATCACGATCGCCCGTACGCAGGAAGGACGTTTTGCCTTTACCGGCTTTGATCGCTTCTGGTATTCCAATCGGCTTCCCAATCCCGATTATTCTCAACAGAAAATCTATGGCATCACGGATCGCCCCGTCTACCGACCGGGACAGAAAGTGGATTTCAAGTTCTGGGTTCGCAATGTCGGCTACGATTTAACTCCCGATCAGGAAACCCAGTTTGCCAATAAAACTGTGAAACTAAAACTGAATGGCCGGAACGGGAAAACGATTTTCGAGAAAACATTTACCACCGATGAATATGGCGGCGTCAACGGTGACTGGACCATTCCTGAAGATGCCGACCTGGGGCCGTATACGCTGAGACTGGAACTGGTGTTCAAAGACCCCGCACGGGGACACCGCAACCGGACGCTTCGTGGATCGGTTAATTTTCGCGTCGAAGAATACAAAAAGCCCGAATTTGAAGTGCTGGTAGAAGCCCCCGACGAGCCTGTTATGCTGGGGGGTACCGTCACCGCGAAGATCAAAGCCAAATATTATTTCGGCAGCCCGGTCACCAATGCACAGGTGACTTATAAAGTCACCCGGACCGCCTATGACCAGCACTGGTATCCCTACAACCGCTGGGACTGGCTCTATGGTTCAGGATACTGGTGGTTCGGTCGCGATTATTTCTGGTATCCCGGCTGGGCAACGTGGGGCTGTATCGCCCCCGGTCCCTGGTGGATTCATCCGCGTCCCGGTCCGCCGGAAGTTGTTCAATCGAATACCGTAGCCATCGGGTCGGACGGCGAAGTGGAAATCAAAATCGATACCGCGCTCGCCAAAGCGATTCACGGCGATCAGGATCACAAGTACGAAATCACCGCGGAAGTTGTCGATGAATCCCGCCGTACGATTGTCGGCAAAGGTTCGGTCCTCGTCGCACGCGAACCGTTCAAGGTCTTTGCCTGGATGAATCGGGGATATTACCGTGTGGGCGATACGATGCTGGCTTCTTTCAAAGCTCAAACACTGGATTCGAAACCGGTGACGGGAACGGGCAAGCTGGTTTTATATCGCGTGACTTACACCGAAGAAGGAACGCCTAAAGAGACCGCCGTTCAGGAATGGGACCTGAATCCCGGAGAGGATGGAACGGCGGAGCAGAAAATCGCCGCGACACAGGCGGGAGAGTATCGTATTGCTTATACTGTGACCGACCAGAAAGGACACCAGATCGAAGGGGGATATCTGTTTTCGATTCGCGGAGAAGGCTTCGACGGAAAAGAATATCGCTTTAATGATCTGGAACTGGTTCTTGACAAAAAACATTACCAGCCCGGCGAAAAAGTGCGGCTGCTGATCAACACAAATCAGCCGGGCAGTACGGTGCTGCTGTTCGTTAGACCCGTGGGCGGCATTTATCCGAAACCACATGTATTGAAGCTGGCCGGCAAGAGTACGGTCTATGAGATCGACCTGACCCGCAAAGATCTGCCGAATCTGTTTGTGGAAGCCTTCACCGTGCATCAGGGAAAAGTGCATACCGTTGCACGTCAGATCGCGGTTCCGCCTGAAGAGCAGGTAGTTAACCTGGAAGTAGAGCCTTCAGAAACGGAATATCTTCCCGGCCAGGAAGCAACTGTTAAACTGAAAGCCACGGATGAGCAGGGAGAGCCGATCAAAGGTTCGCTGGTGGTCAGCGTCTATGATAAGAGTGTGGAATACATCAGTGGCGGCCCGAATGTACGGGACATCAAAGACTTTTTCTGGAAGTGGAAACGTTCGCATCATCCGGCTACATCAGACAATCTCAGTCGCGGCTTTCATGTGTTATTGAAATCAGGCGAAGCAGCCATGCAGATGCTCGGCGCGTTCGGGCATTTGATCCAGGCTACCTCGGAGCGAAGATCGGAACTGGGGATGAATGGCTCAGGCTCTGCCTTTGGTGTCGGCGCGATGGATGCGGCTGAAGGACTGATACAAAGTAAAGCACGCGCCATGCCGATGGCAGCGGGAATGGCGAAGAGGGACAGTTTTGGAGACGCTGCTGCACCGGCAGAAACATCGATATTTGTGGAGCCGGTCGTCCGCGAAAAATTTGCCGATACCGCGTTCTGGAAAGCCGCTATCAACACGGATGCAGAAGGGCGGGCTCAGGTTTCGTTCAAGATGCCGGAGAATCTGACGAGCTGGAAGATCCGCAGCTGGGCGATGGGGCAGGGAACCCAGGTCGGCGAAGGAACGAAGGAAGTCGTCACGCGTAAAAACCTGATTGTGCGACTGCAGGCACCACGGTTCTTTGTGGAAACCGATGAGGTGGTGCTGAGTGCGAACGTACATAATTACCTGAAGACATCGAAACAAGTTAAGGTCGTTCTGGAGCTGGACGGCGATACGTTACAACCACTGGATGAAATGACGCAGACAGTGGAAATCGATGCGAACGGCGAGCAACGCATCGACTGGCGGGTCAAAGCGGTGCGGGCCGGGTTCGCAGTGATTCGCATGAAAGCACTGACCGATGAAGAGTCGGACGCGATGCAGATGACCTTCCCGGTTAAGGTGCATGGCATTCTGAAAACCGAATCCTATACGGGAATGATTCCTGCCAGCGGAGATGGGGCGCAAATCAGTTTCCAGATTCCGAATCAACGGAAGACGGAAGAGAGCCGCTTGGAACTTCGCTATTCACCCTCTCTGGCAGGAGCGATGGTGGATGCCCTGCCGTATCTGGTTTATACGCCGCATAAAACGACGGACTGTATTCTGTATCGTTTTCTGCCGACCGTGATGACACAAAACATTCTGAAACGAATGGGCCTGAATCTCAAGGAAATCGAAGAGAAGCGGACGAATCTGAATGCCCAGGAAATCGGTGACGACAAAGAACGGGCCGCGCAGTGGAAACGCTACAAAAATAATCCGGTATTCAGTCAGTCCGAAGTCGATCGGATTGTGAAACAGGGCGTGGCTGACTTGACGAGCATGCAGCTTTCGGATGGGGGCTGGGGTTGGTTCTCCGGTTGGCGGGAACGCTCGTCGCCTTACTTTACCGCGCGGATTGTGCAGGGTTTGAGTCTGGCAAAACAGAATGGTGTTGCGCTGGTGCCCGGGACATTGGAACGGGGCGTGGAATGGCTCAAGAACTATCAGAAACAGGAGCTGCAAAAACTGTTGAATGCCCCCAGCAAAACGAAGCCTTATAAGGAGACCGCTTCGAATCTGGATGCGTTTGTCTTTCTGGTATTAGTGAATGAGAAAGTCATCAACGAAACCATGTACGACTTCCTCTATCGGGATCGGACGAAACTGTCGGTTTATGCTCTGGGAATGCTGGGACTGGCATCGCATGAGATGCAGCGGCAGGATCGATTGGACATGATTATGACCAATATGGATCAGTATCTGGTACAAGATCCTGAAAATCAGACCGCTTATTTGAATCTGCCGGAAGGAAACTGGTGGTGGCACTGGTATGGGAGTGAAGTCGAAGCGAACGCCTATTATCTGAAACTGCTTTCCAAAGCCGATCCGCAAAATCCCAAGGCGGCACAGCTGGTGAAATATCTGCTCAATAATCGCAAGCATGCGACGTATTGGAATTCGGTTTCCGATACCGCGATTGCCGTCGAAGCACTGGCCGAATACTGGAAAGCCAGCGGCGAAGATCAGCCTGATCTGACATTGGAGATTGTACTCGACGGTCAAAAGCAGAAAGAGGTCAAAATCACGGCCGAGAACCTGTTTGCCTTTGATAACAAATTCGTGTTGGAAGGGGATGCATTAACGTCGGGCGCCCATCGGCTGGAAATCCGTAAGCAAGGTTCGGGACCCCTGTATTACAATGCCTATGTGACCTACTTCACGAAAGAGAATTTCATTACGGCAGCAGGACTCGAGATCAAAGTTCAACGGAAATACTATAAGCTCATTCCGGACGATGCTACTGTGAAAGCCTCTGGTTCGCGCGGCCAGGCCGTTGATCAGCGCGTCGAAAAATATCAGCGCGAGGAAATTCTGTCTGATACCGTGCTCAAAAGTGGTGATCTGGTCGAGGTGGAACTCGTATTCGACAGTAAGAATGATTACGAGTACCTGGTGTTTGAAGATTTTCGTGCGGCAGGTATGGAAGCCGTTGATTTGCGGAGCGGTTATTCCTGGCGGGGGCTGGGCGCGTATCGGGAGTTCCGTGACGATCGGGCGGTGTTTTATCTTCGACAACTGCCGCGTGGCAAACACAATCTGACGTATCGATTGCGTGCGGAAATTCCGGGGCACTTCAGCGGATTACCCACGAAAGGCTATGGCATGTATGCACCGGAACTGAAGGCCAACTCTGACGAGATTAAAGTGAAGATCAGCGATTGA
- the cls gene encoding cardiolipin synthase, which produces MDWLTAALTLCGYLITLALIPNILLQKKRHPVSTVSWILTILLLPGLGGIIYLFFGINRVQRRSLSKEKANQSLAPKLPQVIQNQLLSREDYLPLNQNLMRLAQNITHTVPTFGNQIELLNDTNRTLGLIKQAILNAEHSLHLEYYIWQPDRSGTMVRDLLIEKAKTGVEVRFLYDGFGSLNLRNRFFKPMLEAGIKVAPFLPGASFRERWSFNLRNHRKLVIVDGKVAFTGGMNIGDEYLGQDAVLGFWRDTHLKIEGPEALQLQQVFAEDWFFATGEALTQPQYYPAPPTTGNNTAQTLSSGPEKNADVFLTLFFAAINEARESILLATSYFVPPESLTTALESAAQRGVKVTLLVAGKSANPTTVYAGRSYYDSLLDAGVEIYEYNKGIIHSKSMTIDGCWSLVGTANFDFRSLILNFEVGLAIYDRKFAARLKESIDNDLLGAVKITEEDWDKRSKLVILRQNLCRLFAPVM; this is translated from the coding sequence ATGGATTGGCTGACAGCAGCTTTAACGCTCTGTGGTTACCTGATCACCCTGGCTCTGATTCCCAATATCCTGCTGCAGAAGAAACGCCACCCGGTTTCAACCGTCTCCTGGATCTTGACCATTCTGCTGTTACCCGGTCTGGGGGGCATCATCTATCTGTTTTTCGGAATTAACCGCGTGCAGAGACGTTCGCTTTCCAAAGAAAAAGCCAATCAGTCGCTCGCCCCCAAGCTTCCGCAGGTCATACAAAATCAGTTGCTCTCCCGGGAAGATTATCTGCCCCTCAATCAGAATTTGATGCGTCTGGCACAGAACATCACTCATACGGTACCCACGTTTGGAAACCAGATTGAACTCTTAAATGATACAAATCGTACACTGGGATTGATCAAACAGGCGATCTTGAACGCCGAGCACTCTCTGCATCTGGAATACTATATCTGGCAGCCGGATCGCTCCGGCACGATGGTACGTGATCTTCTCATCGAAAAAGCCAAAACGGGAGTCGAAGTGCGTTTTCTGTACGACGGCTTTGGTTCACTGAATTTGCGCAATCGTTTTTTCAAACCGATGCTGGAAGCCGGAATTAAAGTGGCACCGTTTCTTCCCGGTGCCAGTTTTCGAGAACGCTGGTCGTTCAATTTACGGAATCACCGGAAACTGGTCATCGTCGACGGAAAAGTTGCCTTCACTGGCGGTATGAATATCGGCGATGAATACCTGGGACAGGATGCCGTGCTGGGCTTCTGGCGCGATACGCACCTCAAAATCGAAGGTCCCGAGGCGCTGCAGTTACAACAGGTCTTTGCCGAAGACTGGTTTTTTGCGACGGGCGAAGCATTAACTCAGCCCCAGTATTACCCTGCCCCTCCCACAACGGGGAACAATACCGCACAAACGCTTTCTTCAGGACCGGAAAAAAATGCCGATGTCTTTCTGACTCTGTTCTTCGCCGCAATCAATGAAGCACGTGAAAGCATTCTGCTGGCGACCTCGTATTTTGTCCCTCCGGAATCACTGACGACCGCCCTCGAATCGGCTGCCCAACGGGGAGTGAAAGTGACGCTACTGGTCGCTGGAAAATCGGCCAACCCGACCACCGTGTATGCAGGCCGTTCCTATTACGATTCGCTGCTGGACGCCGGCGTGGAAATCTATGAATACAACAAAGGCATCATTCATTCAAAATCAATGACCATTGATGGCTGTTGGTCGCTCGTCGGAACCGCTAACTTTGACTTCCGCAGTTTAATCCTGAACTTTGAGGTTGGTCTGGCCATCTATGATCGAAAATTTGCAGCGCGGTTGAAAGAATCAATCGACAACGATCTTCTGGGGGCCGTCAAAATCACAGAAGAGGATTGGGACAAGCGCAGCAAGCTGGTCATTTTGAGACAGAATCTGTGTCGGCTGTTTGCCCCGGTCATGTAG
- a CDS encoding c-type cytochrome, with protein MITGSKFSNISAVILLLIVCLPSVGLAEKSALSLPIEGLESTVLEEVAPGDYRILFEGQPLERMTGAEFPALRNLEIKIQNKNLREMQADRTINALLIAMARIADEPTLIYLHELYESYPERRNDVAEAISWYARENQRRDADWRILVRSLNMVEGEQAKAVMKTLTKFRRRSNKAQWIRQAILVGLKQDAEGQQLASDLLEHWTGKQLTQLSGEKQTPMLIWQNWFAETYPDELAATLPVEAKDSRWKFQELQSDLRKRSKKSFDLKLGEKAYVKATCVKCHRYGKLGEKVGPDLTHVSRRLQRKEIMQATIFPSHFVSEEYPTYTIITEAGKVLTGMMGAAGPDQIMLLTNEGTKQLINKDEVDEIIPVKKSSMPEGLLNLLTKEEAIQLFGYLTTLPEGASQAYRHTTR; from the coding sequence ATGATCACCGGGAGTAAATTCAGCAATATTAGTGCGGTGATTTTATTGTTGATTGTCTGTTTACCGTCGGTAGGATTGGCGGAAAAATCTGCTCTGTCACTGCCGATTGAGGGCCTGGAGAGCACGGTTCTGGAAGAAGTGGCTCCGGGGGATTATCGGATTCTATTCGAAGGTCAACCGCTGGAACGAATGACGGGGGCTGAATTTCCGGCGTTACGCAACCTGGAGATCAAAATTCAAAACAAGAATCTTCGTGAAATGCAGGCAGATCGCACGATCAATGCATTGCTGATCGCGATGGCACGGATCGCTGACGAACCGACGTTGATCTATTTGCATGAATTGTACGAGTCCTATCCGGAGCGCCGGAATGATGTGGCAGAAGCTATCAGCTGGTATGCCCGGGAGAATCAGCGACGGGATGCTGACTGGCGCATATTAGTTCGTTCTCTGAACATGGTTGAAGGGGAGCAGGCGAAAGCAGTCATGAAAACGTTGACGAAATTTCGTCGTCGCTCGAACAAAGCCCAATGGATTCGCCAGGCCATTCTGGTCGGACTGAAACAGGATGCGGAAGGGCAACAGCTTGCTTCTGATCTGTTAGAGCATTGGACGGGGAAGCAGCTAACACAGCTGTCTGGTGAGAAGCAAACGCCGATGCTTATTTGGCAGAACTGGTTTGCGGAAACGTACCCCGACGAGTTAGCTGCCACTTTGCCGGTCGAAGCGAAAGACAGCCGCTGGAAATTTCAGGAATTACAGAGCGACTTGCGGAAGCGATCCAAGAAATCCTTTGATTTGAAGCTGGGAGAGAAAGCGTATGTCAAAGCGACGTGCGTCAAATGTCACCGCTATGGAAAACTGGGAGAAAAAGTGGGACCGGATCTGACGCACGTCAGTCGCCGATTACAGCGGAAAGAGATCATGCAGGCCACGATTTTTCCCTCGCATTTCGTGTCAGAAGAGTATCCGACATATACGATCATTACTGAGGCCGGTAAAGTATTGACGGGCATGATGGGAGCGGCGGGGCCGGACCAGATTATGCTGTTAACAAACGAAGGCACAAAGCAGCTGATTAACAAAGATGAGGTAGACGAAATTATTCCGGTCAAAAAGTCATCGATGCCGGAAGGGTTGCTGAATCTGTTGACCAAAGAGGAAGCGATCCAGTTATTCGGATATCTGACAACATTGCCTGAGGGGGCTTCGCAGGCATATCGGCATACGACTCGTTAA